A window from Streptomyces sp. NBC_00271 encodes these proteins:
- a CDS encoding ATP-binding protein has protein sequence MSVPVASVEPTTVRPPVSEGLGEGVSESAGEALRPHAEHAFAAELAALAAQDDRPRPARWRLSPWAVATYLLGGTLPDGTVITPKYVGPRRIVEVAVTTLATDRALLLLGVPGTAKTWVSEHLAAAVSGDSTLLVQGTAGTPEEAIRYGWNYAQLLAHGPSRDALVPSPVMRAMAEGMTARVEELTRIPADVQDTLITILSEKVLPIPELGQEVQAVRGFNLIATANDRDRGVNELSSALRRRFNTVVLPLPESADAEVDIVSRRVDQIGRSLDLPAAPEGMDEIRRVVTVFRELRNGVTADGRTKLKSPSGTLSTAEAISVVTGGLALAAHFGDGVLRASDVAAGILGAVVRDPAADRVIWQEYLEAVVRERDGWKDFYRACREVSA, from the coding sequence ATGTCCGTGCCCGTTGCGTCCGTTGAACCGACGACCGTCCGTCCGCCCGTGAGCGAGGGCCTGGGCGAAGGCGTGAGCGAGAGCGCGGGCGAGGCGCTGCGACCACATGCCGAGCACGCCTTCGCCGCCGAACTCGCCGCGCTGGCCGCGCAGGACGACCGGCCGCGGCCCGCCCGCTGGCGGCTGTCGCCATGGGCGGTGGCGACCTACCTGCTGGGCGGCACGCTGCCGGACGGCACGGTGATCACACCGAAGTACGTGGGACCGCGCCGCATCGTCGAGGTCGCCGTCACCACGCTCGCCACCGACCGCGCCCTGCTCCTGCTCGGCGTGCCCGGCACCGCGAAGACCTGGGTGTCCGAGCACCTGGCCGCGGCGGTCAGCGGCGACTCGACCCTGCTGGTGCAGGGCACGGCCGGCACACCGGAGGAGGCGATCCGGTACGGCTGGAACTACGCGCAGCTGCTGGCTCACGGCCCCAGCCGGGACGCCCTCGTGCCGAGCCCGGTCATGCGGGCCATGGCCGAGGGCATGACGGCCCGGGTCGAGGAGCTGACCCGCATCCCGGCGGACGTGCAGGACACGCTGATCACGATCCTGTCGGAAAAGGTCCTGCCGATACCGGAGTTGGGCCAGGAGGTGCAGGCCGTCCGCGGCTTCAACCTGATCGCCACCGCCAACGACCGCGACCGCGGGGTGAACGAGCTGTCCAGCGCCCTGCGCCGCCGCTTCAACACGGTGGTGCTGCCCCTGCCGGAGAGCGCGGACGCGGAGGTCGACATCGTCTCGCGGCGTGTCGACCAGATCGGCCGGTCCCTCGACCTGCCCGCCGCGCCCGAGGGCATGGACGAGATCCGCCGTGTCGTCACCGTCTTCCGCGAGCTGCGCAACGGGGTCACGGCCGACGGGCGGACCAAGCTGAAGTCGCCCAGCGGCACGCTGTCCACCGCCGAGGCGATCTCGGTCGTCACGGGCGGCCTGGCCCTCGCCGCCCACTTCGGCGACGGCGTCCTGCGCGCGTCCGACGTGGCGGCCGGCATCCTCGGCGCCGTCGTCCGCGATCCGGCCGCCGACCGGGTCATCTGGCAGGAGTATCTGGAGGCGGTCGTCCGCGAGCGGGACGGCTGGAAGGACTTCTACCGGGCCTGCCGGGAGGTGAGCGCATGA
- a CDS encoding SWIM zinc finger family protein, with the protein MTQQGVRWTADQVLALAPDAASRTAGSKLGAAGPWSEAGSSDEGTVWGLCRGSGSRPYQTVIDIADSTGPAYKCSCPSRKFPCKHALGLLLLWAGEDGSVPRGPAPDWAEQWMEGRRERAGEKGTTGGGSGTASPGDPEAARRRAQRRAERITAGAAELEQRLADLLRGGLASAEQAGYGMWEETAARMVDAQAPGLAARVRELGAIPSSGPGWPVRLLEECALLHLLDQGWLRRERLPDDLAATVRSRVGLPGSADGPPVRDRWQVLAQYDTADTRLTTRRIWLYGAETDRTALLLSYGAAGRAPELTLPVGLAFEAEVSAYPGAGQLRAALGERFTPPAPARTRPPGLTAPQAAARFGEALRADPWLDSHPVTLARMIPTPDGDTWQLADAEGDFALPISSSLLSRPGLWRLAALSGGAPVTVFGECGHRGFTPLTAWPEGDGEPVSLC; encoded by the coding sequence ATGACTCAGCAGGGGGTGCGCTGGACGGCGGATCAGGTGCTGGCACTGGCGCCTGATGCCGCGTCACGTACGGCCGGCAGCAAGCTCGGCGCTGCCGGGCCGTGGTCGGAGGCAGGCAGTTCTGACGAGGGGACGGTATGGGGACTGTGCAGGGGAAGCGGCAGCAGGCCTTATCAGACGGTCATCGACATCGCGGACTCCACCGGGCCCGCGTACAAGTGCAGTTGCCCGAGCCGGAAGTTCCCGTGCAAGCACGCGCTGGGACTGCTGCTGCTCTGGGCGGGCGAGGACGGTTCGGTGCCGCGGGGGCCGGCGCCGGACTGGGCGGAGCAGTGGATGGAGGGGAGACGAGAGCGAGCGGGGGAGAAGGGGACGACGGGCGGGGGATCTGGGACGGCGTCACCGGGCGATCCGGAGGCGGCGCGGCGCAGGGCGCAGCGGCGGGCCGAGCGGATCACCGCGGGGGCGGCGGAGCTGGAGCAGCGGTTGGCGGATCTGCTGCGGGGCGGTCTCGCGTCGGCCGAGCAGGCGGGGTACGGGATGTGGGAGGAGACGGCGGCCCGCATGGTCGACGCGCAGGCGCCCGGACTGGCCGCGCGGGTCAGGGAATTGGGGGCGATTCCCTCCTCCGGGCCCGGCTGGCCGGTGCGGCTGCTGGAGGAGTGCGCGCTGCTCCATCTCCTCGACCAGGGCTGGCTGCGCCGTGAGCGGCTGCCGGACGACCTGGCCGCGACGGTTCGCTCGCGGGTGGGGCTGCCCGGTTCGGCGGACGGGCCACCGGTGCGGGACCGCTGGCAGGTCCTCGCCCAGTACGACACGGCGGACACCCGGCTCACGACGCGCAGGATCTGGCTCTACGGCGCGGAGACCGACCGCACCGCGCTGCTCCTTTCTTATGGGGCCGCCGGCCGTGCGCCGGAGCTGACCCTGCCGGTGGGGCTGGCCTTCGAGGCGGAGGTGTCCGCGTATCCGGGGGCCGGACAGCTCCGAGCGGCCCTGGGCGAGCGGTTCACGCCGCCCGCCCCCGCGCGGACACGTCCACCGGGGCTGACCGCCCCCCAGGCGGCGGCCCGCTTCGGCGAAGCCCTGCGGGCCGATCCCTGGCTCGACTCCCACCCGGTCACGCTGGCCCGGATGATACCCACCCCCGACGGCGACACCTGGCAACTGGCGGACGCCGAGGGCGACTTCGCCCTCCCGATCTCCTCTTCCCTTCTCTCCCGGCCCGGGCTGTGGCGCCTCGCCGCCCTCTCCGGCGGCGCCCCCGTCACGGTCTTCGGAGAGTGCGGCCACCGCGGCTTCACTCCCCTGACGGCCTGGCCGGAGGGCGACGGGGAGCCGGTGTCTTTGTGCTGA
- a CDS encoding DUF5682 family protein yields the protein MTTFTAGPLLLGVRHHGPGSARAVRAALEAATPEVVLIEGPPEADALIPLAAEKDMRPPVALLAHVVDEPGRSAFWPLAEFSPEWVAIRWALEHGVPARFIDLPATHTLAWGNEEEERTAEGEQGQEEKGEKKGEKEAGASDRSVDAGVRIDPLAVLAETAGHDDPERWWEDVVEHRGGAGMGADPFAPFTALEEAMGALREAYGVGGHDRDLVREAHMRLQMRAAQREFGDEVAVVCGAWHVPALRQKTTVAADRALLKGLPKAKADMTWVPWTHRRLSRVSGYGAGIDSPGWYGHLFAAPDRPVERWMTKVARLLRDEDRMVSSAHVIEAVRLADTLAAMRGRPLPGLTETTDAVRAVMCEGSDVPLGLVHDRLVVGDVLGEVPQSAPAVPLQRDLARAQKRLRLKPEPMERELELDLRGETDAGRSRLLHRLRLLGIAWGEPTASRGSTGTFRETWRLRWEPELSVRVAEAGVWGTTVLSAATGKAEADAVAAHALADVTALAERCLLAELPDALPVVMRVLADRAALDADVGHLAQALPALVRSLRYGDVRGTDTRALTDVAAGLAERIFVGLPPACAAIDAEAAEHMRRHVDAVHGAVGLLGEPGTAAPGGIRERWHSVLRVLAGRDTVPGVIRGRAVRLLLDDGELGQDEAARLMGLVLSPGTEPGDAAAWIEGFVGGGSGGGMLLVHDERLLGLVDAWLTGVPAEAFTDVLPLLRRTFSAYEAGVRRTLGELVRRGPGARGSAEAAASGIPGFAPDLDLGRADAVLPVLSLLLGLDEAYDDDFAGVVR from the coding sequence ATGACGACCTTCACGGCGGGGCCGTTGCTGCTGGGGGTGCGGCATCACGGCCCGGGGTCGGCCCGCGCCGTGCGGGCCGCGCTGGAGGCGGCGACGCCCGAGGTCGTCCTGATCGAGGGACCCCCGGAGGCGGACGCGCTCATCCCGCTCGCCGCCGAGAAGGACATGCGTCCTCCCGTCGCACTCCTCGCCCATGTCGTGGACGAGCCCGGCCGCTCCGCCTTCTGGCCGCTCGCCGAGTTCTCCCCCGAGTGGGTGGCGATCCGGTGGGCCCTGGAGCACGGAGTCCCGGCCCGCTTCATCGACCTCCCGGCGACCCACACGCTCGCGTGGGGGAACGAAGAGGAGGAGAGGACGGCGGAGGGGGAGCAAGGGCAAGAGGAGAAGGGGGAGAAGAAGGGGGAGAAGGAGGCCGGTGCGTCCGACCGTTCCGTCGACGCGGGCGTGCGGATCGACCCTCTCGCCGTACTCGCGGAGACGGCCGGTCACGACGATCCCGAGCGCTGGTGGGAGGACGTGGTCGAGCACCGGGGCGGGGCCGGGATGGGGGCGGACCCGTTCGCGCCGTTCACCGCGCTGGAGGAGGCGATGGGGGCACTGCGGGAGGCCTACGGGGTCGGGGGACACGACCGGGACCTGGTGCGCGAGGCGCACATGCGGCTCCAGATGCGGGCGGCGCAGCGGGAGTTCGGGGACGAGGTGGCCGTGGTGTGCGGGGCCTGGCACGTGCCTGCGCTGCGGCAGAAGACGACCGTGGCCGCCGATCGGGCCCTGCTCAAGGGGCTCCCCAAGGCCAAGGCCGACATGACGTGGGTGCCGTGGACGCACCGGAGGCTGTCGCGGGTCAGCGGGTACGGCGCGGGCATCGACTCGCCGGGTTGGTACGGGCATCTGTTCGCCGCCCCGGACCGTCCCGTCGAGCGCTGGATGACGAAGGTGGCGAGGCTGCTGCGCGACGAGGACCGGATGGTGTCGTCGGCGCACGTCATCGAGGCGGTACGGCTGGCCGACACCCTCGCCGCGATGCGCGGTCGCCCACTGCCTGGGCTGACCGAGACCACCGACGCCGTACGAGCCGTGATGTGCGAGGGCTCGGACGTGCCACTGGGGCTCGTGCACGACCGGCTCGTGGTCGGCGATGTGCTGGGCGAGGTGCCTCAGTCCGCTCCCGCGGTGCCGCTGCAGCGCGACCTGGCGCGTGCGCAGAAGCGGCTGCGACTGAAACCCGAGCCGATGGAGCGGGAGTTGGAGCTGGACCTGCGGGGGGAGACCGACGCCGGGCGGAGCAGACTCCTGCACCGGCTGCGGCTGCTCGGTATCGCGTGGGGCGAGCCCACCGCCTCGCGCGGCAGCACCGGCACCTTCCGGGAGACCTGGCGGCTGCGCTGGGAGCCGGAGCTGTCCGTGCGGGTCGCCGAGGCCGGGGTCTGGGGCACGACGGTGCTGTCGGCGGCGACAGGCAAGGCCGAGGCGGACGCCGTCGCCGCGCACGCCCTGGCCGACGTCACGGCACTGGCCGAGCGCTGTCTGCTCGCCGAACTCCCGGACGCGCTGCCCGTGGTGATGCGGGTTCTAGCCGACCGGGCGGCGCTGGACGCGGATGTCGGCCACCTCGCCCAGGCCCTGCCCGCGCTGGTCCGCTCCCTGCGGTACGGCGATGTGCGCGGCACGGACACACGCGCCCTCACGGACGTCGCCGCGGGCCTCGCCGAGCGGATCTTCGTCGGGCTCCCACCGGCCTGTGCGGCCATCGACGCCGAGGCCGCCGAGCACATGCGACGCCATGTGGACGCGGTGCACGGAGCGGTCGGGCTGTTGGGGGAGCCGGGCACGGCGGCCCCCGGCGGCATACGCGAGCGCTGGCACTCCGTACTCCGGGTGCTGGCCGGGCGGGACACCGTGCCGGGGGTGATCCGTGGGCGGGCGGTACGACTGCTGCTGGACGACGGGGAGTTGGGCCAGGACGAGGCCGCGCGGCTCATGGGTCTCGTGCTGTCGCCGGGCACGGAGCCGGGGGACGCGGCCGCGTGGATCGAGGGGTTCGTCGGCGGTGGCTCCGGGGGCGGGATGCTGCTCGTGCACGACGAGCGGCTGCTCGGTCTGGTGGACGCGTGGCTGACCGGGGTGCCGGCCGAGGCGTTCACCGATGTGCTGCCACTGCTGCGGCGCACCTTCTCGGCGTACGAGGCAGGGGTGCGCAGGACGCTGGGCGAGCTGGTCCGGCGCGGCCCGGGGGCGCGGGGGAGCGCCGAGGCCGCCGCCTCCGGCATACCCGGGTTCGCGCCCGACCTCGACCTCGGGCGCGCCGACGCGGTCCTGCCGGTGCTGAGCCTGCTGCTGGGGCTGGACGAGGCCTACGACGACGACTTTGCGGGAGTGGTCCGATGA
- a CDS encoding cobalamin B12-binding domain-containing protein has translation MGVAAGPIRVVVAKPGLDGHDRGAKVIARALRDAGMEVIYTGLHQTPEQIVDTAIQEDADAIGLSILSGAHNTLFAAVIDLLKERDAEDIKVFGGGIIPEADIAPLKEKGVAEIFTPGATTASIVEWVRANVRQPAGA, from the coding sequence ATGGGTGTGGCAGCCGGTCCGATCCGCGTGGTGGTGGCCAAGCCGGGGCTCGACGGCCACGATCGCGGGGCCAAGGTGATCGCGCGGGCGCTGCGCGACGCCGGTATGGAGGTCATCTACACCGGGCTCCACCAGACCCCGGAGCAGATCGTCGACACCGCGATCCAGGAGGACGCCGACGCGATCGGCCTCTCGATCCTCTCCGGCGCCCACAACACACTGTTCGCCGCGGTCATCGATCTCCTCAAGGAGCGCGACGCGGAGGACATCAAGGTCTTCGGCGGCGGGATCATCCCCGAGGCGGACATCGCGCCGCTCAAGGAGAAGGGCGTCGCCGAGATCTTCACGCCGGGCGCGACGACCGCGTCGATCGTGGAGTGGGTACGGGCGAACGTGCGCCAGCCGGCCGGCGCGTAG
- a CDS encoding DUF5691 domain-containing protein yields the protein MNTTSASAGAPVGGSWEELVTMALLGTERRPPPVRAAGREAPVALLDAAAVETLRRRAGVRAARAAARPEPAAPDPRPVLPPAAAHRLTTLLADRPGTGGGGRRGTAPDLMELLPQWLALANARGFAPPPETLPALLDAARGRTDLRPAALAFAGPRALWLARLNPDWRFALRSLPGGGTALPGPDDPERARQLWQEGLFAERVALLTSIRAQDPGAARELLATTWATERAEDRLMFLDSLRSGLCAADEPFLERALADRSRNVRATAAELLSALPGSALAARMAARAGSCVAVDRTRGTPSIVVEAPHECDASMERDGVVPKAPAGRGERSWWLGQLVEAAPLGTWSRRLGGRTPEEIVALPVADDWQSELHAAWCRAAVRQRDPGWSRALLGAPSAPEAGGPGAVSLAERSKLLATLGSAERAEWVAGFIATHGLSEAFQLLGVCAVPWAGPLGRAVVDALNIARDAGSYPWSFSGVMGLAERCLDPTEAGRLEGLTAVADEPENAAPGAGGYWAEAFQRLVTTLRLRAVMSSELDGAEPR from the coding sequence ATGAACACGACCTCCGCCTCCGCGGGCGCGCCCGTCGGAGGTTCCTGGGAGGAGCTCGTCACGATGGCCCTGCTCGGGACCGAGCGGCGCCCGCCTCCGGTCCGGGCCGCCGGGCGCGAGGCGCCGGTAGCCCTGCTGGACGCGGCCGCCGTGGAAACCCTGCGGCGGCGGGCCGGGGTGCGGGCCGCACGGGCGGCCGCCCGTCCCGAGCCCGCCGCGCCCGACCCACGACCGGTCCTCCCGCCCGCCGCGGCCCACCGACTCACGACGCTGCTGGCGGACCGGCCCGGCACGGGAGGCGGCGGCCGCCGGGGCACGGCGCCCGATCTCATGGAGCTGCTGCCGCAGTGGCTCGCGCTGGCGAACGCGCGGGGTTTCGCACCGCCCCCGGAAACGCTGCCCGCGCTCCTCGACGCCGCCCGCGGCCGTACGGACCTGCGGCCTGCGGCCCTGGCCTTCGCCGGGCCGCGCGCCCTGTGGCTCGCCCGGCTGAACCCGGACTGGCGCTTCGCCCTGCGGTCGCTGCCCGGCGGCGGCACCGCACTGCCCGGCCCGGATGACCCCGAGCGCGCGCGACAGCTCTGGCAGGAGGGTCTCTTCGCCGAGCGGGTCGCGCTGCTCACATCGATACGGGCCCAGGACCCCGGGGCCGCGCGCGAGCTGCTCGCCACCACCTGGGCGACCGAGCGGGCCGAGGACCGGCTGATGTTCCTCGACTCCTTGCGCTCCGGGCTGTGCGCGGCGGACGAACCGTTCCTGGAGCGGGCGCTCGCCGACCGGAGCCGCAACGTCCGGGCCACGGCGGCGGAGCTGCTGTCCGCGCTGCCCGGTTCGGCGCTCGCCGCGCGGATGGCGGCGCGGGCCGGCTCATGCGTGGCCGTCGACCGGACGCGGGGCACACCCTCGATCGTCGTCGAGGCGCCGCACGAGTGCGACGCGAGCATGGAGCGCGACGGTGTTGTACCGAAAGCTCCGGCGGGACGAGGGGAACGGTCGTGGTGGCTGGGCCAGTTGGTCGAAGCAGCGCCGCTCGGGACGTGGTCGCGACGGCTCGGCGGACGTACGCCGGAGGAGATCGTGGCGCTTCCGGTGGCGGACGACTGGCAGAGCGAGCTGCATGCCGCGTGGTGCCGGGCGGCGGTACGGCAGCGGGACCCGGGCTGGTCCCGGGCTCTCCTCGGCGCGCCGTCGGCTCCGGAGGCCGGCGGGCCGGGGGCGGTGTCGCTGGCGGAGCGGTCGAAACTGCTCGCCACGTTGGGCTCCGCCGAGCGGGCCGAGTGGGTGGCGGGGTTCATCGCCACGCACGGTTTGTCCGAGGCGTTCCAGCTGCTCGGGGTCTGCGCGGTGCCGTGGGCGGGGCCCCTGGGACGTGCGGTGGTCGACGCGCTCAATATCGCGCGGGACGCGGGGAGTTATCCATGGAGTTTCAGTGGGGTGATGGGGCTGGCCGAGCGGTGCCTGGATCCGACGGAGGCGGGGCGGCTGGAGGGACTCACGGCGGTCGCCGACGAGCCGGAGAACGCGGCGCCCGGTGCCGGTGGCTACTGGGCGGAGGCCTTCCAGCGCCTCGTCACCACCCTGCGTCTGCGCGCGGTGATGTCCTCGGAGCTGGATGGTGCGGAACCACGCTGA
- a CDS encoding M23 family metallopeptidase: MPVSRVEETCGRLSRPRTAGYSHRTALPAPVVEAKEKLVNDRHPSGTATPPAPASDAAAAPYASYGGQEAQYGDFTSYDGYATTGTYATGSFETTGFETSTFAADPLFGDMSGGGGTGSYDATQWGTDSHQTPHYDPYAAQHQAVYDTGAYDTTAWASGYQQLADIPAQHPGPEGTGQWDAAAWLQAEQTGQTQQWTAHTQETGAYDATQWNTAGEHDPYDGYEQHQQAESYEQQLAAEAYEHQPVSESDVDDPPFDQQATATFEQVSYEESGAAEDEFEDAGDAQDAPLLEDMEEVIPAPRAANRSASRSRRRSPAKRSALLTVAVPSACVMGVAGIAAASVGTIGGNDSKDNTTLSASDGTAVKPSAANNKLDTQLQSLAAGADDFADRASRTQERIDLKAQQAAEKQKAAAEAARKERLRPKFVLPVTQKGLSAYFGQAGINWMSVHTGIDFPVSYGTPVMAATDGTVRTQWNSAYGNMAIVTAMDGTETWYCHLSSYKVPSGTVVKAGDQIAFSGNSGNSTGPHLHFEVRPAGGSAIDPLPWLRSHGLDPT, from the coding sequence ATGCCCGTTTCCCGAGTGGAGGAAACCTGCGGAAGATTGTCGCGCCCGCGTACCGCCGGGTACAGTCACCGCACTGCTCTGCCAGCCCCTGTTGTCGAGGCGAAAGAGAAGTTGGTGAACGACCGTCACCCGTCGGGGACCGCAACGCCCCCGGCCCCGGCCTCCGATGCCGCCGCGGCGCCCTATGCGTCGTACGGTGGCCAGGAAGCCCAGTACGGCGACTTCACCTCGTACGACGGCTACGCCACCACCGGTACCTACGCGACCGGAAGCTTCGAGACCACGGGTTTCGAGACCTCGACCTTCGCGGCCGACCCTCTCTTCGGCGACATGTCGGGCGGCGGCGGCACGGGTTCGTACGACGCCACGCAGTGGGGCACCGACAGCCATCAGACGCCGCACTACGACCCGTACGCCGCACAGCACCAGGCCGTGTACGACACGGGTGCCTACGACACGACCGCCTGGGCGAGCGGATACCAGCAGCTCGCCGACATCCCCGCGCAGCACCCGGGCCCCGAAGGCACCGGCCAGTGGGACGCGGCCGCCTGGCTCCAGGCCGAACAGACCGGCCAGACCCAGCAGTGGACCGCGCACACCCAGGAGACGGGTGCGTACGACGCCACGCAGTGGAACACCGCGGGCGAACACGACCCGTACGACGGCTACGAGCAGCACCAGCAGGCCGAGTCGTATGAGCAGCAGCTCGCCGCCGAGGCCTACGAGCATCAGCCGGTGTCCGAGTCCGACGTGGACGACCCGCCCTTCGACCAGCAGGCGACCGCGACCTTCGAGCAGGTGTCGTACGAGGAATCCGGCGCCGCGGAGGACGAGTTCGAGGACGCCGGTGACGCGCAGGACGCGCCGCTGCTGGAGGACATGGAAGAGGTCATTCCGGCCCCCCGTGCCGCGAACCGGTCCGCGTCCCGTTCCCGGCGGCGCAGCCCGGCGAAGCGTTCTGCCTTGCTGACCGTCGCGGTGCCCTCGGCCTGTGTGATGGGGGTCGCGGGGATCGCCGCCGCCTCCGTGGGCACCATCGGCGGGAACGACAGCAAGGACAACACGACCCTCAGCGCGTCCGACGGGACCGCGGTGAAGCCGTCGGCCGCCAACAACAAACTGGACACCCAGCTCCAGAGCCTCGCCGCGGGCGCGGACGACTTCGCCGACCGGGCCAGCCGGACGCAGGAACGTATCGACCTCAAGGCTCAGCAGGCCGCCGAGAAGCAGAAGGCGGCGGCGGAAGCGGCTCGCAAGGAGCGGCTGCGGCCGAAGTTCGTGCTCCCGGTCACGCAGAAGGGCCTCAGCGCCTACTTCGGCCAGGCCGGCATCAACTGGATGTCCGTGCACACGGGCATCGACTTCCCGGTGTCGTACGGCACGCCGGTGATGGCCGCGACCGACGGCACCGTACGGACGCAGTGGAACAGCGCGTACGGGAACATGGCGATCGTCACCGCGATGGACGGCACGGAAACCTGGTACTGCCACCTCTCCAGCTACAAGGTGCCGTCGGGGACGGTCGTGAAGGCCGGGGACCAGATCGCGTTCTCCGGGAACTCCGGCAACTCGACCGGTCCGCATCTGCACTTCGAGGTCCGCCCCGCGGGCGGCTCGGCGATCGACCCGCTGCCGTGGCTGCGCAGCCACGGCCTGGACCCGACGTAA
- a CDS encoding esterase/lipase family protein, translating to MKVTGAELPFLPLRQRLLPSRLTGLSVALLKATALEIAILAGHLLLYPSGITQERRGTPALPPPDAPRLPTGTKPPVVLLHGFIDNRSVFVLLRRNLAQHGRQHIESLNYSPLTNDIRAAAELLGRHIEDICERTGRDQVDIVGHSLGGLIARYYVQRLGGDLRVRTLVTLGTPHAGTKVIPLMNAHPIVRQMRPGSEVIEELRKPAPDCRTQFVSFWSDLDHLMDPLETASIDHPDLLAQSVQVSGIGHLALPVHPAVAAGIRQALDFEETQARPAAASAAETGGLTVA from the coding sequence ATGAAGGTCACCGGGGCTGAGTTGCCCTTTCTCCCTCTCCGTCAGCGCCTGCTGCCCAGCCGACTGACCGGGCTCTCGGTGGCCCTGTTGAAGGCGACGGCCCTGGAGATCGCCATCCTCGCCGGGCACCTCCTCCTCTATCCGTCCGGCATCACCCAGGAGCGCCGCGGCACCCCCGCGCTCCCCCCGCCCGACGCGCCCCGGCTGCCCACCGGGACCAAGCCGCCGGTCGTGCTGCTGCACGGCTTCATCGACAACCGTTCGGTCTTCGTGCTGTTGCGCCGCAACCTCGCCCAGCACGGCAGGCAGCACATCGAGTCGCTCAACTACTCGCCGCTGACGAACGACATCCGCGCCGCCGCGGAGCTGCTCGGGCGGCACATAGAGGACATCTGCGAGCGCACCGGGCGCGATCAGGTGGACATAGTGGGGCACAGCCTCGGCGGACTGATAGCCCGCTACTACGTTCAGCGCCTCGGCGGAGACCTGCGCGTCCGCACCCTGGTCACGCTCGGCACGCCACACGCGGGCACGAAGGTCATTCCACTGATGAACGCGCACCCGATCGTCCGTCAGATGCGTCCGGGTTCCGAAGTGATCGAGGAGCTGCGCAAGCCCGCGCCCGACTGCCGTACGCAGTTCGTGAGCTTCTGGAGCGACCTCGACCATCTGATGGACCCGCTGGAGACCGCCTCCATCGACCACCCGGACCTGCTCGCACAGAGCGTCCAAGTGAGCGGAATCGGACATCTCGCCCTGCCGGTCCACCCCGCGGTCGCCGCCGGGATACGACAGGCACTCGACTTCGAGGAGACACAGGCCCGCCCCGCCGCCGCGTCCGCCGCCGAAACCGGGGGTCTGACAGTGGCGTAA